The Campylobacter hyointestinalis subsp. hyointestinalis nucleotide sequence AGGCAAGAGCTACGATCAGAAACTTTTGCAGGCAAAAGATCAGAGATATAAATTATCAAGTTGCTGTAGATATTTTAGTCGGTATATTTAATATGCAAGAATCCAAAATATTAGATTGGCTTGAAAAAGAAAATTTAAGTAAAAAAATATCGCGTGCCGCAACCGATTCGGTTTATCTTCAAGATGTTGTAAATGCTCTAAAAAAATATCCTAAAGAAGATAAGCTTTTTGGACTTGGTTTTGCAAATAAATATGAAGTTAAAAAACAAAAATTTGACAATATCGTAGTGTATTCAAATCATAAAATAAATGCTGTTGAGTTTGATTATTGCTGTAATCCAAAAAGAGGAGATGATATCATCGGCTTTAGATCTGGGCACAATGTAGTAGTTCATCATAAGCTTTGCGAAAGAGCGGCTAAATTTATGGAAAATAAAGACGAGATGATATTTGTCAAATGGACAAGAAATGCCCCACATCGCTACAAAGTAATCCTTAGCATAGAAAATAAAAGAGGAAGTTTGGCTGCATTTTTGACATATTTAGCTAAATTAAATGTCGATCTAGTAACGATCACTTTAAATGAAAGCGATGATTCTGTGGCTGGTGATTACTTTGATGTTACGATAGAATTAAATGAAAATTTAGATAGTAATGCTATAAGAGATAGACTAAAAGAGAGATATAAGATAGTTGAGTTTAAATCTCTATCTGATGCTTATCATAATCAAGGAGAGTAAAGTATGGCCGATATAAATGCTATAATGCAAGAGATCAAAAAAGGCGTTGCCGAGATAATAGACTTTGCGCGCATAGAAACTTTGATAAAAAATTATTATGAGAATGGTGCAAATTTTTATATAAAAGCAGGTTTTGATCCGACTGCTCCTGATCTACACTTAGGACATACAGTAGTTTTAAATAAAATGGCACTTTTGCAAAAACACGGCGGTATAGTTCAGTTTTTGATAGGTGATTTTACAGCTAAGATCGGAGATCCTACTGGTAAAAGTGTAACTAGAAAAATTTTAGATGACGAGACTATAGCTAAAAATGCAAAGACGTATAAAGAGCAAGTTTTTAAGATTTTAGATGAGAGCAAAACTGAGGTTATGTTTAACTCGACTTGGCTAAGCACGCTAGGCGCAGATGGACTGATAGCTCTTGCAAGCACCTTTAATGTAGCTAGAATGCTAGAGCGCGACGACTTTACGAAACGCTATAAAAACGAAACTCCTATAGCCATAAGCGAGTTTTTATATCCTCTCTTACAAGGTTATGATAGCGTAGCTATGAAATGCGATATAGAAATGGGCGGAACCGATCAAAAATTTAATCTTTTAATGGGTCGCACTCTTGGACGAACGTACAGTATAGGCAAAGAACAAGCTATTATTATGATGCCGTTACTAGTAGGGCTAGATG carries:
- the tyrS gene encoding tyrosine--tRNA ligase — encoded protein: MADINAIMQEIKKGVAEIIDFARIETLIKNYYENGANFYIKAGFDPTAPDLHLGHTVVLNKMALLQKHGGIVQFLIGDFTAKIGDPTGKSVTRKILDDETIAKNAKTYKEQVFKILDESKTEVMFNSTWLSTLGADGLIALASTFNVARMLERDDFTKRYKNETPIAISEFLYPLLQGYDSVAMKCDIEMGGTDQKFNLLMGRTLGRTYSIGKEQAIIMMPLLVGLDGVNKMSKSLGNYIGVTENPNDIFAKTLSISDELMWVWYELLSSKSIDEISNLKLSVERGEAHPKKVKEDLALEITARFYDEQTAANAKSEFDKVHAKKELPSDMPEFEMNTDEVWIVEALSYCGLSSSNAEARRHIKANAVSVDQQKIGDEQLKLTKGEYILQVGKRTYAKLKVV